The DNA sequence GTATATGTTGATGGTTCGAgataaatcaaaaaatgaaactttaatgacaatttttttttaaaattgaaaaatacaacaaaataatttcaattcaagggtttgtatttaaaaaaacccatttattttacataaaatgtaaacatgaacatCAGTTAGACGATgatattggtcgggctctaatattTATGtccatgtatgtatatgtatacgagtatgtatatgtatgtgtgtatgaacacacatacacacacatgtgtgtgtgtgtgtgtgtgtgtgtgtgtgtgtgtatatatatatatatagcgaTGGACCtctccaaaatgaaatgtgatataCAAGAATGTgggtaaaaaattaaaataaagtaataaatttttttatgaaaataaacaaaggtTAGATTCTATTATAAACAAATCTGAAGAACGAAACCAGTTAATTTATATTAAGTCCATTATTAACGCTAATAATCGCTTGGTGATTAGTTAGATGATTGCGTTATTGATTTGTCGAGTGAATACAGTCGAGCTTTAACACTTCACAGCAGACAGGGGGCAGAGTTGAGCAACGGTTGTGTTTTGAGTAATAAGGTTTTGTTCGTCACTGGGTGTGGAACCTTCAGCTGCTCCGGTTCCGTCGACACCAGATAAAGACGACAAATATTTACTGGGTGTGTCCAGTTAAACAGTCATCATTTACACCCCTGACTATGTaagtatgtatgaatgtatgaacgTGTAGTATCAATGTGTGTACTCACAGTGAGGTTGTCCCTTAGTAGCTGCATGATCAGCGTGCTGTCTTTGTACGAGTCCTCGTTCAAGGTGTCGAGCTCGGCGATCGCCTCGTCGAAAgcctgcagggagagagagtcgTCATGAGCCAGGCTCGCCgctcggcagccatcttggactACTGACATGTTATACTTTCTACGGAGTACGTGCAAGGTTCGTCTCGTGTCGACTACACAATCGACTCGACATGTTTCCGTTCCGACGATTGACAAGGAACCAACGGACGCCCACCTGCTTGGCCAGGGCGCAGGCCTGCTCGGGGGAGTTGAGGATTTCGTAGTAGAAGACGGAGAAGTTGAGCGCCAGGCCGAGTCGGATGGGGTGCGTCGGCTGCATGTCCTTCTTGCTGATGTCGAAGGCGTTCTGGTAGGCCTGCTGAGAGTTCTCCACCGTATCTGCACAGCACAAACAGTCGGCGGTCAGTCACTTCATCGGTTCACTGTACAAACTGTGCAGAATGTACAAAGAACCAGAACTGATAACACGCAGTCCGGTACGGTGAAgttttgagctaaatgctaacaatCTGccggttagcatgctaacatctGCTAATTAGCACAAATCGCAAAGATGACAAAgattttgataacttttgaTCCCATAGGTAACTCATTTTAGCACCttaaggcttttaaaaaaaaagaaaatctattcaatattctgttttaataaatgtgtccCACCTCCAGTAAAACAGATTCCAGCTTTGTCATCATCTAGATCACATCTTCCTCAACACTGGGCACTTTGGCTTGTTGCCATGACGATCACCTTGGCAACAAACCATCAGTGTGAACCAGACTGACGCGCCATCGCCAttgaagacaacaacaacagcattgaTTAAAGGTCCcttcatgtgacctgtgaccccccccccccccccctgccttcTGTACTTTTCCGTCCTGCATAGGAACCCTGTATCTACTGACGAACTCATAGTGCATATAGAATGAACACTCACCCTTCTTCGAGTCCCCGGAGGCGACCTCCGACAGGTATCTGAAGTAGTCTCCTTTCATTTTGAGGTAGAACACCTTGCTCTCCGGCTGAGACGCGTTGGGAATGAGGAATTTGTCGAGCAGATTCTGGAACAGACAAGAAGTgggtttctgtttttgaaatattgtatgaacataaaaccacatttaaaaacgTGAGTataatttaaagccccagtgtgtcattttctggcgccatctggtggtaaagttgcaaaccgcaaccaaccaggcgaccgacaggggacactatggcggcgcaccactgattccatctCCGGTTTcaggcagcgtctgaaaattcaacgtgaacgcgacgtgttctggagcgtttagttcaacaaccgtattcaacacgacgtagaaacatgaagactcacacggaggtcggtccacctcatggaactatgtttaactcaataaataataacaaagttCTTCTAAAAATCAACTTGATTTAAATATTACAGTATGTAATAtttggcagcatctggtggtgacGTTGCAAACCCCAGACAACtttttgggactttttttgccattaatattattttcttcttcagtgtttCTGTATTACGTTTTTGGTTTGCGAAGTTTgatattgtacaaaaaaaaatgaatgtgtttggaACAAAAACCTAGTGGCGTACACGGTCCACCTACTGTAACTCTTATTAACTGATTCTAGGTTTTACGATGAAAACATTGATTCTTTCGtggcaggtgattatacatatatgaaaacataaactaaatataacacactgtagtAATCAGCTGGTAATTAAGAACATTTTAGATTTaacggtatatatatatacacatcctTTTTTATTGGTAGTAGAGTATTCATAGTTATAAATCCTCAGCTGATCAACGTGTTCTTacattacataaataaaaccGTTGGCAAGTGTCTCGTTCCCCTCTGATCATTTtaaggctctttttttccctcccagaTCGTGTGATCGGGCCCGGAGCATCTTCTCACTGAGACCAGTTTGTTCCAGCggttacacacattcatacctTCACAACCACAGAGATTCTGTTTATTAATCTCGACCTGAGAGTCATGAAGACATATTTATCTGAAATGAGGGTAAACCGCCGCATTACACCGAGTCATCAGCAGTAAATCAACTGACAGAGCAGCAGATTATCAGATGAAGGATCGTTCGTTTCTGTAATTGCAGCTCATTATATGTAATAATTTCACTCTGCTAGTTAAAGTTCATGTGATcaatatgtttgtgttattctgttttttgACTTCTGATTTAAACAGAGTCTAAACGTGACCTCAGGTAAACCTCAAGGTTATTTCCTcaatataaaaagattttttttaaatccataaaTGATTGACATGATAATTACATAACACGTGTTCGGTTATATGATATTGAATACAGTGAGAGAACCATCAACAGAACCGTTTGCTCTTTCAGATCAGATCATAACCTCTGTATCAGACAATAAACCAATGAGCAGAACTGACTTATCCTAATATTACATTCTATATATTTGCTTTAATGTGACCTTCAAGTGTTTATTCGCCggatttgtcaaaaaaaacgTTCTTGTCCGATGATTTTATCACATGACGTATCATCTCACATGTTTAtcaatctaaaactacattacGACCATTTTTTGGCCTCTACAAGACACTGACACAAACTCCCTGCTCCTGTGTTGAGGTCAAACTGACTCACAAcccatttttttgaaatataaaatataatataccTTTGCCCGTTCAGTCATCTGTTACCGAGTTGCAGCTGCTGACTCACCCACCACCAGAGCTGCCAACCAACCAGGTCAGCAATTAGATATGACCACGgttattaaataatttatttacttAGTTTCCATCTTTATCAGATGCTGGATGTATTTTATGTTgctctttgtttcatttcacagtgaaacaaagagtTTATTATTCTATCGTCCTCTCGAGCTTCCTGCTGCTTTAAGGACGCCGTGTCTTCCACTGCACCACATCACTGCGGAGGCTTCCCGGTTTGACCTTGAAGATATTATTAGAAAAGTCTCAGGCTCAGGCGCTAAAACATTTGAGCCCGGTTTGACCTTGAGCGAATTTCTGTTccaggacggggggggggggggggggggggggcctttaAAAACCGCAGATCATCCGTCCACCCACTGAGATGTCACAGAATCTAACAACATCTCTGTTCTTTCTCCGTGAAGCTTCAGCAGCTCGTC is a window from the Scophthalmus maximus strain ysfricsl-2021 chromosome 6, ASM2237912v1, whole genome shotgun sequence genome containing:
- the ywhaba gene encoding 14-3-3 protein beta/alpha-A; its protein translation is MDKNDLVQKAKLAEQAERYDDMAAAMKAVTEQGLELSNEERNLLSVAYKNVVGARRSSWRVISSIEQKTEGNEKKQQMARDYRVKIESELQEICHDVLNLLDKFLIPNASQPESKVFYLKMKGDYFRYLSEVASGDSKKDTVENSQQAYQNAFDISKKDMQPTHPIRLGLALNFSVFYYEILNSPEQACALAKQAFDEAIAELDTLNEDSYKDSTLIMQLLRDNLTLWTSENQGDEGETGDGEN